AATACAGAAGCGGTATACGCCATTTCGGTACAGACATGAACAGCCTTAGCAAATACTTGTCCATTAACAGACAAATATATCATTATTACTAATAGCCAATTCAATCGATTTTTCATGAGAATAATAAGTTTCCTTTAAATACTCCTAAAGTATAAACCTTGTAATATCTATAACCTTGATCCTGATCAAGTTTCTGGTAATGAAGTACGACTTCATTTTGAAATCAACTTAATAACCGATTAATTAGATAAATAGCCAAATAATAACGTCTGGATATACCTGTTTTTTATTAAATCAGCTTTTAGGCCTAAAAAACCGACTGACTGTTTGTTATTTGCTACACACGTGTTATTTTATAGACACTATAATCATAAATACATTATTTTAGGACTGAACAATGACAACTTACCCTGACTCTTATTATGCTGCTACAGCAAATAGAACCGTAACTTACCCGACATTAGAAGGAGAGGTTACGGCTGATGTTTGTGTGGTTGGTGGCGGTTATAGTGGTTTATCAACCGCTATTGCTTTGCAAGAGAAAGGTTACAAGGTGGTATTGTTAGAAGCAGCTAATATAGGCTTTGGCGCCTCTGGTCGAAATGGCGGCCAGTTAGTGAATAGTTTTAGCCGAGATATCGACCATATTGAAAAACATTATGGTCTAGATACCGCAAATGCTATGGGTAACATGGCATTTGAAGGCGCTGATTGTATTCGTGGTTTAATCAAAAAATATAATATTGATGCAGACTATAAGCACGGTGGATTTTTTGCTGCTTTTACCGAGAAACAACTTAAAGAGCTTGAAAGTAAAAAAGCCCTATGGGAGCGTTTTGGTAATAAAAAGCTATCTATGGTTGGCAAAGCTGATGTCAGTAAAATTGTTAATACTGATGCCTACATTGGCGGTTTGGTTGATGAGCATTGTGGTCATATTCACCCTCTTAAATTAGCACTAGGAGAAGCTGCAGCATTAGTTTCTATTGGTGGTGAAATATTTGAACAATCGAAAGTTATCGAAATTAAAAACATTAGTGAAGATGGTAACGAAAAAGTTATTGTTAGTACCGAAAAAGGCCATGTTAAAGCAAACCTACTCGTATTG
The Colwellia sp. Arc7-D genome window above contains:
- a CDS encoding FAD-binding oxidoreductase yields the protein MTTYPDSYYAATANRTVTYPTLEGEVTADVCVVGGGYSGLSTAIALQEKGYKVVLLEAANIGFGASGRNGGQLVNSFSRDIDHIEKHYGLDTANAMGNMAFEGADCIRGLIKKYNIDADYKHGGFFAAFTEKQLKELESKKALWERFGNKKLSMVGKADVSKIVNTDAYIGGLVDEHCGHIHPLKLALGEAAALVSIGGEIFEQSKVIEIKNISEDGNEKVIVSTEKGHVKANLLVLAGNAYMGNLEPKLARKSMPCGTQIVTTEVLPEALAKSLIPSQYCVEDVNYKLDYYRMTADNRLLFGGGVTYGGGDPASIKRFLKPHMEKIFPAMKDYKIDYAWGGDFLLTVSRLPQLGKIGNNIYYAQGYSGHGVNTSHLAGKILAEAISGEQSRFEVFTGLPHYPFIGGRAMRVPMTMMGAWYYGLRDKLGI